The following proteins are encoded in a genomic region of Vigna radiata var. radiata cultivar VC1973A unplaced genomic scaffold, Vradiata_ver6 scaffold_7, whole genome shotgun sequence:
- the LOC106753792 gene encoding uncharacterized protein LOC106753792 isoform X1, giving the protein MASTPFSTLCHFHKPSLRFLALERSSFCGASAISFPKVRKNRKMGTLPVCRISSAVAFRDLDADDFRHPLDQQNTLILRAIPGLNELGKALLGTVAEQVMLLENIGTSVLVSKSQLPDLYHLMVEAAEILNVDAPDLYVRQSPVPNAYTLAISGKRPFVVIHTSLVELLTKAELQAVLAHELGHLKCDHGVWLTYANILTLGAYTVPGIGGMIARTLEEQLFRWLRAAELTCDRAALLVAQDPKVVISVLMKLAGGCPSMADQLNVDAFLEQARSYEKAASSPMGWYIRNAQTRQLSHPLPVLRASEIDEWSRTPTYNSILKRGIQIKTVEQSVQ; this is encoded by the exons ATGGCTTCCACGCCTTTCTCCACTCTTTGCCACTTCCACAAACCCTCCCTCCGCTTCCTAGCGTTGGAGAGGTCCAGTTTCTGCGGCGCGTCGGCGATCTCTTTCCCAAAGGTTCGGAAGAACCGCAAAATGGGAACTTTACCCGTTTGCAGAATTAGTTCTGCTGTCGCCTTCCGGGACCTCGACGCTGACGATTTTCGACACCCGCTTGATCAACAG AATACGCTGATACTGAGAGCGATTCCAGGATTAAACGAACTTGGAAAGGCTCTTCTAG GCACTGTAGCTGAGCAGGTTATGCTCCTTGAGAACATCGGAACATCTGTCCTTGTTTCTAAAAGTCAG CTTCCTGATCTTTACCACCTAATGGTCGAAGCTGCAGAAATATTAAATGTTGATGCCCCTGATCTATATGTTCGTCAAAGTCCTGTACCAAATGCGTATACTTTAGCTATAAGTGGTAAACGACCTTTTGTTGTCATTCATACTAGCCTTGTGGAGCTCCTTACAAAAGCAGAGTTGCAG GCTGTTTTGGCTCATGAGCTAGGTCATCTAAAATGTGATCATGGTGTGTGGCTTACTTACGCAAATATTCTAACCCTTGGAGCCTATACTGTACCTG GCATTGGTGGTATGATAGCTCGAACTTTAGAAGAGCAGCTATTCCGCTGGCTTCGAGCCGCTGAGCTGACTTGTGATCGAGCAGCCCTTCTAGTTGCTCAAGACCCTAAG GTCGTCATCTCTGTCCTCATGAAATTAGCCGGGGGATGTCCATCCATGGCTGATCAACTAAATGTGGATGCATTCCTGGAGCAAGCTCGCTCTTATGAAAAAGCTGCTTCCAGCCCAATGGGATGGTATATAAG GAATGCACAAACAAGGCAACTGTCACATCCTCTGCCTGTTCTACGAGCTAGTGAAATTGATGAATGGTCAAGAACTCCAACTTATAACTCCATTTTGAAACGTGGAATTCAGATCAAAACAGTAGAACAAAGTGTCCAGTAG
- the LOC106753852 gene encoding pentatricopeptide repeat-containing protein At2g33760 codes for MDQLKQLHAQMIVSAVVTADAYVVSRLLFSCALSPFADLSHASRIFRSTPHPNSFMWNILIRAQPHALHALSLYLAMRRSRVLPGKHTFPFLLKACSQLRNLPACKQLHVHVMKFGLASDLHVANALVRCYSVSGNWIDARFFFDEMTERSPSLWTTMICGYTQNFRSKEALQLFSEMVGAGFEPGGATLASVLSACARSGYLKFGERIHGFVKVKGFGLGEGVILGTALVYMYAKNGEIAKARRLFDEMPERNVVTWNAMICGLGAHGYVEDALDLFEKMKREHVVCPNGVTFVGVLSACCHAGLIDVGREIFRSMKLVYGIEPKIEHYGCLVDLLGRGGRLLEAEELVNGMPWKADVVILGALLEASKSSGNIEVAVRMVKEILALEPQNHGVHVALSNMHAEAGQWQEVLRLRKTMKEEKLKKVPGWSLIAT; via the coding sequence ATGGACCAGCTGAAGCAGCTTCACGCCCAGATGATTGTTTCTGCCGTCGTCACCGCTGATGCCTATGTTGTCAGCCGCTTGCTCTTCTCTTGCGCCCTCTCCCCCTTCGCCGACCTTTCCCACGCTTCCAGAATCTTCCGGTCCACACCCCACCCCAACTCCTTTATGTGGAATATCCTCATCCGCGCCCAGCCCCACGCGCTCCACGCGCTCTCTCTCTACCTCGCCATGCGCCGCAGCCGCGTCCTCCCCGGTAAACACACCTTCCCCTTCCTCCTCAAAGCATGCTCCCAATTGCGCAACCTTCCCGCCTGCAAACAGCTCCACGTCCACGTCATGAAGTTCGGGTTGGCTTCCGATTTGCACGTGGCTAACGCTTTGGTCCGGTGTTACTCGGTTTCGGGAAATTGGATTGATGCCCGTTTCTTCTTTGATGAAATGACCGAAAGAAGTCCGAGTCTTTGGACCACTATGATTTGTGGGTACACTCAGAATTTCCGCTCCAAAGAGGCTTTGCAGCTTTTCAGTGAGATGGTTGGGGCGGGCTTTGAGCCCGGTGGTGCCACCCTGGCTTCGGTATTGTCTGCGTGTGCCCGGTCAGGTTATCTCAAGTTTGGGGAAAGGATTCATGGCTTTGTGAAGGTGAAAGGGTTTGGACTTGGAGAGGGGGTGATTCTTGGGACGGCGTTGGTTTACATGTATGCCAAGAATGGGGAGATCGCAAAGGCTAGGAggttgtttgatgaaatgccagAGAGGAATGTTGTTACATGGAATGCTATGATCTGTGGGTTGGGTGCTCATGGATATGTGGAAGATGCTCTTGATTTGTTTGAGAAGATGAAGAGGGAACATGTTGTTTGTCCTAATGGTGTCACCTTTGTTGGAGTTTTGTCGGCTTGTTGTCATGCTGGCTTGATTGATGTTGGTCGTGAGATTTTTCGTTCGATGAAGTTGGTGTATGGAATTGAGCCGAAGATTGAACATTATGGATGCTTGGTTGATCTTCTAGGGAGAGGGGGGAGGTTGCTGGAGGCAGAGGAATTGGTGAATGGAATGCCGTGGAAGGCTGATGTGGTTATTTTGGGAGCTTTATTGGAAGCTAGCAAGAGTAGTGGGAATATTGAGGTTGCTGTAAGAATGGTGAAGGAAATTCTTGCTCTGGAACCACAAAACCATGGTGTTCATGTTGCTTTGTCTAATATGCATGCAGAGGCTGGACAATGGCAAGAAGTTTTGAGACTGAGGAAGACAATGAAAGAAGAGAAACTCAAGAAAGTGCCAGGATGGAGTCTGATCGCCACATAG
- the LOC106753837 gene encoding cytochrome P450 94B3 encodes MSADIMFKSALHGNMGAFMILLSLEPLLSFFFLLILFYTALVEFRRRNKFSGTGPATYPLIGCLISFYKNKHRLLDWYTELLGQSPTNTIVVQRLGARRTIVTANPQNVEYILKTNFNNFPKGKPFTEILGDFLGQGIFNVDGELWLTQRRFVSHEFSTKSLREFVMHTLEREVCERLLPVLEALSDENKVVDLQELLGRFSFNVICKFTLGTNRCCLDPCVPTCSLARAFDVAAEVSARRGAAPLFMIWRVKRWLGAGSEGLLSKAVGEVQTHVMRVIQERKKREESGAEDLLSRLLCAGHEEELIKDMVISFIMAGRDTTSAAMTWFFWILSHYSHMEKQIVEEAKGVLDYESVKNLSFLKACLCESMRLYPPVAWDSKHASGDDMLPDGTVVKAGDRVTYFPYGMGRMETLWGKDCFEFRPDRWFVEPGNSEGIMLNEVSPFLFPVFQAGPRVCLGKEMAFIQMKYVVASILTRFKFTVVGPESPIFVPLLTAHMAGGLRVLVCKREKN; translated from the coding sequence ATGAGTGCCGATATCATGTTTAAGAGTGCTCTCCATGGTAATATGGGAGCATTCATGATCCTCCTTTCCTTGGAGCCCCtcctctccttcttcttccttctcatcCTTTTCTACACGGCACTGGTAGAATTCCGGCGACGGAATAAATTCTCCGGCACAGGTCCGGCTACCTATCCCCTCATCGGATGTCTCATATCCTTCTACAAGAACAAGCACCGTTTGCTAGATTGGTACACCGAGTTACTTGGTCAGTCCCCCACCAACACCATAGTGGTTCAAAGGCTTGGTGCACGAAGAACCATTGTCACAGCAAACCCACAAAATGTTGAGTACATACTCAAGACAAACTTCAACAACTTCCCCAAAGGCAAGCCCTTCACTGAGATCCTTGGTGATTTCCTTGGCCAAGGGATTTTCAACGTGGACGGAGAGCTGTGGCTTACACAGCGCAGATTTGTGAGCCATGAGTTCTCTACCAAGTCCCTGAGGGAGTTTGTCATGCACACGTTGGAGAGGGAAGTGTGTGAGAGGCTTTTGCCGGTGCTGGAGGCGCTCTCTGATGAGAACAAGGTGGTTGACTTGCAGGAATTGCTAGGGAGGTTCTCATTCAATGTGATCTGCAAGTTCACACTGGGAACTAATAGGTGTTGCTTGGACCCTTGTGTCCCTACTTGTTCCCTTGCAAGGGCTTTTGATGTGGCTGCAGAGGTGTCAGCGAGGCGTGGGGCAGCACCTTTGTTCATGATCTGGAGGGTGAAGAGATGGCTTGGTGCTGGATCTGAAGGATTGCTTAGTAAAGCTGTTGGGGAGGTTCAGACCCATGTGATGAGAGTGATtcaagagaggaagaagagagaggagAGTGGTGCTGAAGATCTCTTGTCAAGGCTTTTATGTGCAGGTCATGAGGAGGAGTTGATCAAAGACATGGTGATAAGTTTCATTATGGCAGGGAGGGACACTACTTCAGCAGCTATGACATGGTTCTTTTGGATACTGTCACATTATTCCCACATGGAGAAGCAGATAGTGGAAGAGGCAAAAGGGGTGTTGGATTACGAATCGGTGAAGAATTTGAGTTTCTTGAAGGCATGTTTGTGCGAGTCCATGAGGTTGTATCCCCCAGTGGCATGGGACTCCAAGCATGCCAGTGGTGATGATATGTTGCCAGATGGAACTGTGGTGAAGGCAGGAGATAGGGTCACATATTTTCCCTATGGAATGGGGAGAATGGAAACCTTGTGGGGGAAGGACTGCTTTGAATTTAGACCAGATCGATGGTTTGTGGAACCAGGAAACAGTGAGGGAATAATGTTGAATGAGGTTTCTCCTTTCTTGTTTCCAGTTTTTCAGGCTGGTCCAAGGGTGTGTCTTGGCAAAGAAATGGCCTTCATTCAAATGAAGTATGTGGTGGCTTCAATTCTAACCCGATTCAAGTTTACGGTTGTTGGTCCAGAGAGTCCTATATTCGTGCCACTTCTCACGGCACACATGGCTGGTGGCCTAAGAGTATTGGTTTGCAAAAGGGAAAAAAACTGA
- the LOC106753792 gene encoding uncharacterized protein LOC106753792 isoform X2, with protein sequence MASTPFSTLCHFHKPSLRFLALERSSFCGASAISFPKVRKNRKMGTLPVCRISSAVAFRDLDADDFRHPLDQQNTLILRAIPGLNELGKALLGTVAEQVMLLENIGTSVLVSKSQLPDLYHLMVEAAEILNVDAPDLYVRQSPVPNAYTLAISGKRPFVVIHTSLVELLTKAELQAVLAHELGHLKCDHGVWLTYANILTLGAYTVPGIGGMIARTLEEQLFRWLRAAELTCDRAALLVAQDPKRSSSLSS encoded by the exons ATGGCTTCCACGCCTTTCTCCACTCTTTGCCACTTCCACAAACCCTCCCTCCGCTTCCTAGCGTTGGAGAGGTCCAGTTTCTGCGGCGCGTCGGCGATCTCTTTCCCAAAGGTTCGGAAGAACCGCAAAATGGGAACTTTACCCGTTTGCAGAATTAGTTCTGCTGTCGCCTTCCGGGACCTCGACGCTGACGATTTTCGACACCCGCTTGATCAACAG AATACGCTGATACTGAGAGCGATTCCAGGATTAAACGAACTTGGAAAGGCTCTTCTAG GCACTGTAGCTGAGCAGGTTATGCTCCTTGAGAACATCGGAACATCTGTCCTTGTTTCTAAAAGTCAG CTTCCTGATCTTTACCACCTAATGGTCGAAGCTGCAGAAATATTAAATGTTGATGCCCCTGATCTATATGTTCGTCAAAGTCCTGTACCAAATGCGTATACTTTAGCTATAAGTGGTAAACGACCTTTTGTTGTCATTCATACTAGCCTTGTGGAGCTCCTTACAAAAGCAGAGTTGCAG GCTGTTTTGGCTCATGAGCTAGGTCATCTAAAATGTGATCATGGTGTGTGGCTTACTTACGCAAATATTCTAACCCTTGGAGCCTATACTGTACCTG GCATTGGTGGTATGATAGCTCGAACTTTAGAAGAGCAGCTATTCCGCTGGCTTCGAGCCGCTGAGCTGACTTGTGATCGAGCAGCCCTTCTAGTTGCTCAAGACCCTAAG AGGTCGTCATCTCTGTCCTCATGA